A single Anopheles maculipalpis chromosome 3RL, idAnoMacuDA_375_x, whole genome shotgun sequence DNA region contains:
- the LOC126563019 gene encoding protein MIS12 homolog, giving the protein MEINPEKEEYELQYFNFSSEELVTQNIQMVQSLLNKSLTVFTEQLIQKQEIPDDPATRLRASCNKTAIAIYNDCLPAMNNINTLYRKTFSIPDNVLLPTDLLHTRGYTEELEKSLEQEVQTAKDAVMQGAVFLASLEAEMELHRALEPCYEAEEEIVELLKTFQEEDIDPDDVSDLVKRIEIAGIVVDKSAQESIVELDNFLLQK; this is encoded by the exons ATGGAAATTAACCCGGAAAAAGAAGAGTATGAGCTGCAGTACTTTAACTTTTCATCAGAAGAATTAGTTACGCAAA ACATACAAATGGTACAATCACTGCTAAACAAATCACTCACCGTCTTCACGGAACAGCTGATCCAGAAGCAGGAGATCCCCGATGATCCTGCCACACGGTTGCGCGCCAGCTGTAACAAAACCGCCATTGCCATCTACAACGATTGTTTACCGGCAATGAACAACATAAACACTCTGTATCGGAAAACTTTCTCCATACCGGACAACGTACTGCTGCCGACGGATCTGCTACATACGCGCGGCTACACGGAGGAGCTGGAGAAAAGTCTAGAGCAAGAGGTACAGACGGCCAAAGACGCCGTGATGCAGGGTGCAGTCTTTCTAGCCTCACTTGAAGCCGAAATGGAGCTGCACCGTGCGCTGGAACCGTGCTACGAGGCGGAAGAGGAAATTGTGGAGCTACTAAAAACCTTCCAGGAGGAAGACATCGATCCGGATGATGTATCTGATCTAGTAAAGCGAATAGAAATAGCCGGCATCGTAGTGGATAAGAGCGCACAAGAGAGCATCGTAGAGcttgataattttttattacaaaaataa
- the LOC126562697 gene encoding congested-like trachea protein, with protein MSENKSPIKYFLSGGFGGICTVLAGHPLDTIKVRLQTMPIPAAGEKPLYAGTLDCAKKTIAREGFRGLYKGMSAPITGVAPIFAVSFFGFGLGKRLQQKTPDEELNYTQLFAAGAFSGIFTTTVMAPGERIKCLLQIQQGGNSPQKYNGMVDCAKQLYAEGGMRSIYKGAFATLLRDVPASGMYFLTYEYIQRALAPKAGEKKDTSIGLLGTIFAGGMAGIANWAIGMPADVLKSRLQTAPEGTYPNGIRDVFRELMRREGPLALYKGVTPVMLRAFPANAACFIGVEIFMKFLNVVAPGL; from the coding sequence ATGTCAGAGAACAAGAGTCCGATCAAGTATTTTCTGTCCGGCGGGTTCGGTGGCATTTGTACCGTGCTGGCCGGCCATCCGCTCGACACGATCAAGGTGCGGTTGCAAACAATGCCCATACCGGCCGCCGGAGAAAAACCCCTGTACGCCGGAACTCTAGACTGTGCGAAGAAAACGATCGCACGGGAAGGTTTCCGGGGGTTGTACAAAGGTATGTCCGCACCGATAACGGGTGTGGCACCGATCTTTGCAGTGAGTTTCTTCGGGTTCGGACTGGGTAAACGGTTGCAGCAAAAAACACCCGACGAGGAGCTAAACTACACCCAGCTCTTTGCGGCCGGTGCATTTTCGGGCATCTTTACCACCACCGTAATGGCGCCGGGTGAACGGATTAAGTGTTTGTTGCAGATCCAGCAGGGTGGCAATTCACCCCAGAAGTACAACGGGATGGTGGACTGCGCGAAGCAGCTGTATGCCGAGGGTGGCATGCGTAGCATCTACAAGGGTGCGTTCGCAACGCTACTGCGTGACGTGCCCGCTTCCGGCATGTATTTCCTCACGTACGAATACATTCAGCGAGCACTTGCACCGAAGGCAGGTGAAAAGAAGGACACATCGATCGGGCTGCTCGGAACGATCTTTGCCGGTGGTATGGCCGGTATCGCTAACTGGGCAATTGGGATGCCGGCAGATGTGTTGAAATCGAGACTGCAGACCGCACCCGAAGGAACGTACCCGAACGGGATAAGAGACGTGTTTCGGGAGCTGATGCGGCGCGAAGGCCCGTTGGCCCTGTACAAGGGCGTCACGCCGGTAATGTTACGTGCATTCCCGGCCAATGCGGCCTGCTTTATTGGGGTGGAAATTTTCATGAAATTTCTCAACGTGGTCGCTCCGGGACTGTAG
- the LOC126565946 gene encoding uncharacterized protein LOC126565946, whose product MATSWIPASVHGPYPPHMVPGGVDSDGAQIFVGRAHHAGDLLPAKVIPDKSAAYVAYGGQETFVDNVEVLVHKQLIWDTASSGQLPMGAVIGGHTSDGETLYVGRAYHEGSQTIGKVQCSHNCIYIPYGGSEVSVQTYEVLCERHSCFFGAQTFPSKCIIMSGGYPRYGFHPDYLSYPSDLSYSPAEAPAAPSAFVERRISSSSSDSSRSLSSLSGETVKPPVYGTNVPNDFAGCWQYCNINGPFPPNMVRAGVDCDGEVIYVGRAFHEGDMVPAKVIPTKNVAFVCHGGEEVLKEDFEVLRYGAFVWEYSSNGTVPESAMKIGQTTDGEPLYMGRAIYSGSQTPGKVHPSHGCCYLPFDGAEVSVTEYEVLCIR is encoded by the exons atgg caacCTCCTGGATTCCCGCTAGCGTACATGGACCTTACCCACCGCACATGGTCCCGGGCGGTGTGGACAGTGATGGTGCACAGATCTTTGTCGGACGGGCGCATCATGCCGGTGATCTACTTCCAGCCAAGGTGATCCCCGACAAGAGTGCCGCGTACGTTGCGTACGGTGGACAAGAAACGTTCGTCGACAACGTGGAAGTGTTGGTTCACAAGCAGCTAATCTGGGATACGGCTTCCTCCGGCCAGCTACCAATGGGTGCCGTCATCGGTGGCCATACGTCCGATGGTGAAACACTGTACGTGGGCCGTGCCTATCACGAGGGTTCGCAAACGATCGGCAAGGTGCAGTGTTCGCACAACTGCATCTACATCCCGTACGGTGGTTCGGAAGTGTCCGTCCAAACGTACGAAGTGCTGTGCGAACG CCACTCGTGTTTCTTCGGCGCTCAGACCTTCCCAAGCAAGTGCATCATCATGAGCGGAG GTTATCCACGATACGGATTTCATCCCGATTACTTGTCTTATCCGTCGGACTTATCGTACAGCCCAGCCGAAGCACCCGCGGCACCGTCCGCATTTGTTGAGCGTCGTATATCCAGCTCATCTTCCGATTCTTCCCGCTCCCTTTCATCCTTGTCGGGCGAAACGGTTAAGCCACCGGTTTATGGGACAAACGTACCGAACGATTTCG CTGGCTGCTGGCAATACTGCAACATCAATGGACCATTCCCACCGAACATGGTCCGTGCCGGTGTCGATTGTGACGGTGAGGTAATCTACGTCGGTCGTGCATTCCACGAAGGTGACATGGTACCGGCCAAGGTAATCCCCACCAAGAACGTAGCCTTCGTCTGCCACGGTGGCGAGGAGGTCCTGAAGGAGGACTTTGAAGTGCTGCGATACGGTGCATTCGTCTGGGAGTACTCATCGAACGGAACCGTACCGGAGTCGGCCATGAAGATTGGACAAACGACCGACGGTGAACCGCTGTACATGGGACGTGCGATCTACAGTGGATCGCAAACGCCCGGCAAGGTGCATCCATCGCACGGTTGCTGCTATCTACCGTTCGACGGGGCAGAAGTTAGCGTGACCGAGTATGAAGTGCTGTGCATTCGATAA